CAAGCGACAACCGATCTCACCGAGCCCACCAGAGAATTTCTTTCCAGCACGACACCCGGAGCCTGGTTCAATGCAGATGGCATGCTCAATCCTGACCATAAAAAGATCGCGTTTGTGGTCGTCAACTTTGACAATTTGCAAGAGGACATATCGAGGGGATCTGGAGAATATCTGGTCTCTCTTTCTGTGTTAATGGGTATCCCACCGGAAACGCGAGACAATTTCTTACAATCCGCGCAACGTCAACATGGCTATATTTTTGATGAAAATCAAACCAGGCCGGAATCGTTCAGACGTCTGATCAAGACGTTACGCGTGACGTCACCCTACTCGTAAGGGAAGGCCGGAAAAAAGACGCTATTTTTTATGGGTGGGAAGGTGGCATTATCGAGCCATCATTGTAGTCACCTAGCTCACTCTTTCATTAAAAGGTTCCCTCGATTATCACCGACAGGTGGTCCATCCAGGCTCATGCGCAAATCAACCGGTGAAGCGTTTTTTGGTTCAGGTTCGCATGATTTCATGTGGTCGATCTGAGTTCTCAGCCTGTGCGTGATGAAGTTCGAGGGCCATCGGCACAACACTTACTCCATTTCTGGGTATGGCCACAACAATGGCCGACAAGAATGATTCACTGCAGGGTGGTCGGTCAGTCTACTCCCGAACGGTTGCTTCTAGCGTCGACTAGGTAAAAATCAGATCAAACGCTCGAGAATTCGAACGTGAATGGGCGTCTCAATGACACCGCGATTGAAAGCTATTTCCGCCCCACAGGTCGCAATGGATAGAGGGACGGATGATGGCAGGGTTGTTTTTGTGGATTTCTGAAGAGACTCATCTCACTCAACTTCTAGTTGGTGGATTATCCTCGGCAAAGACGCACAGGAAGCTATGCTCTCGCGGGACGGGCTCGAGACGGATCCGATGTTTAAACTCGTCACAGGTTTCCCATTCCGCGCCAGGCTCGCCCAATAAATACCGCAGGCGTTGAGCCACGAGGTCATAGTAAAATCTATTGCGTGGCATGACGGATCCCCCGACCCAATCGGCCTTGACGGACATGTGCAGATACATAGCGTGTTGGCGTTGGCGAAGGGTGAAGTCCCAATTTTCTGAAATCATAAAAAATCCCGAGTGGACGAGCCGCTCAACCTGGACGGCGTGGTCACTCTTCTGAATCACCACCTTGGTGGGATCGGCTAGCATGAATAATTGATGGATGGATTCTACCAGTTGTGGCTGGTCGACGTGTTCAAATGTGACTATCTGGGATTGTCGGATGTCTGTGCGGGTGGCGATAGGTCCGGCAAGGCATCCTGACAACAGCCCCCCGAAAAAGAGAATTATGATGAGAGGCCACATTGTCTGGTCTCCTGTATTCAACGCTCTACCAATCGTTGTCATGAGGTGCACCGGCATCGCTCTGGACGCTCACCAGTTACGCCGCTCTTCTTTGGCTTCTCAAGTTCATGCGTGCTCGTGCCGCAAAGGTGTTCGTCCTATACTTGATTGTTGCGGGAGGCGTTGTGATGATAGGCTTTTTACAGAGGCTCGGAGTTGACCTGAGGGAAGACCAGAGCTGCGAACGGAGACTCAACGCATTCAGCGGGTTTGCCCTGGAGGATTTGAGAGTGTGAGGGCATGGATGTTTTTGAAAATTTCATGATCTATTTTCCCCTCTCACTGTTGCAATTCCTGTCAGATGTTCACTTAATTGGGTAAGGTCATTTTCAGTACTAGGAATATGTGTTATTGGTGCGTGGAAGTCAATGATATTTTTTAATTTTCGAAGTGTCAATGCATGTTCCATTAAAAATGTTTTGTTTATGAGACCGTACCCCCGTTTGGCCGGTTGGTAGGCGTCGGACCATGAGGAGACGAACCCGTTGGCCGACCTGAAAGGTGAAAGTAGCAGGGGGAAACTCTCGTCATATTTTTTTCTGCCTCCCGCCTGTTCTTTTTCCCTAGAGCAGAAGGAAGAATGGATGCCCAATGATGACTGTCGGATGACGTGGAAGACGGATTGAGGTTAGCGGAGGCCGTATTCTTTGAGTTTGCGTTGGAGGGTTTTCCGGTGGATGCCCAGGAGTTCCGATGTCC
Above is a window of Candidatus Nitrospira neomarina DNA encoding:
- a CDS encoding DUF3015 family protein, whose translation is MSTHFRHIYRFLMRPWIARAFRHYLLPVSIADGDFCESRRQGHSSQAIQRLCVAMLMGGLLTGCITDATTDLTKAPFDASTELTDASTDSITRLTDGTSQATTDLTEPTREFLSSTTPGAWFNADGMLNPDHKKIAFVVVNFDNLQEDISRGSGEYLVSLSVLMGIPPETRDNFLQSAQRQHGYIFDENQTRPESFRRLIKTLRVTSPYS